In Xenorhabdus griffiniae, the genomic window TGCATAACTATGACGCTCTACAGATTGGCAATGTTTTGATTTGGATGGGGTTACCGCAACTGGCAATCCTCCCATTTATCCCGAAGTTGCTTAAGATTTTCAATCTGAAGTATATGATTTTCATCGGCTTCACCTGTCTGGCCATTAGTTCATTCATGAATGGGCATATGGATAGCAATTTTGCCGGGCAGAAGATGAAATTCTCGTTACTGATTTGGGCGCTGGGGCAACCCTTTATCATGGTGCCGCTTTCCATGATTGCTACCCGTAATGTCCAGTCCAAAGATAGCGCCTCATCCGCTATTCTGATTAACATTACCCGCAGCGTTGGCGGCTCAATGGGTACGGCTATTCTTTCCACCCTCTACGTTAATCATGCGTGGATGCATGCCAAACAGATCCAATCGATGATAACTTCCGATAGCGATGCGTTTAATCGCTACGTGGATAGCGTCAAAGCGCTTTTGATCCATCACGGTGGCTCGCTAAATAACCTCAACGTTCAACAGACCGCCTATGCAATATTAATTAAAGACATTAAGTTGCAGGCTCAAATCATCGCGTTTAATGACATCTTTTATGTGATGGGCGGGATGATGCTGGCCACAGCGATCATGGCATTGCTCGCAACAAAGAATTTCCGGTTATTCCAGTCCTCACAGGAGAAATAATAAAATGAGCCAGAATACCCCTTTTACTTTTCTGCATTACCTGCGCTCGCGTACAGCGTTACTGAACATCATCATTCCGTTAGCACTTTATTATAGTGCGCTGTACTTATTTGGCATTGGTACGGCGTTGCTGGTCAGCGCGGTTTGGGCCGCATTTCTCGCGCTACAAAGCAAAAATCGTCAGGCGACGCTGGCCGTTGTGCTGATGATCCTGCTTTCCGGTCTATGCCACTATTTATTCCTGCGTCATCCCGCGTGGCTGCCCGTTCAACGGGAGGATGTTTTTCTGTCGCTAAGTGGCGCATTAACGGTTGCGGTGGTTTTCCTTTTTTATTCGCTGCGCGGTGAGTCCGTTATCCAGACCTTAGCCGAACAAGCAAGGCCACAACTTAGGACTCTGAACATATACGGCTCACCCGCCTATTTTCGCGTCTGGCGAGAAATATCGCTGACGTGGATAGTCGTTTATCTGTGCAAAGCAATCCTAGTATACCTGCTGTATCACTTACACAGCCCATTATTGAATACATTCCTGCTAGTGGTTGGCTGGCCGCTAACGTTGGCGATGATATTTTTTAGTGTTCGCTGGCCACGTTATCGCTGGCAGGCAAAAACGAAGCAGTCTTGAGCTTTTGCCTGACACCGAGAGAATCACCCATAACCTACTAGTTTAAAGGTAAGCAGATCATGACACATTACGAAAACAAAGCCATCGTACTGGCTAGGCACCCTGAAGGCCCCTTACAACTCAGTGAGTTCCGCATGGAGATAACGCCTGTCAGAGATCTGGAGCCGGGCGAATTCCTTATCGCCAATCAGTGGTTATCGCTGGATCCCTACATCCGTCTGCGCCTGAACCTCAGTACAGATTATGTCAACTCCATCCATTGCGGCGACGTTATCGCCGGAGAAACCGTCGGCGTTGTGGTAGCATCTCGCAACCCGAACTTTAACGAGGGCAGCAAAGTCTTCGTATATTCAGGCTGGCAGCAGTACTACATCAGCAACGAGCGTGATTTTATTGTTCACACCTTGCCGCAGGTCGAGCTGTCCGACACCATTTTTCTGAATACCGTGGGTACACCGGGACGTGCTGCCTATTTCGGCATGATACGTATCGCTAAACCGCGTGCAGGGGAAACGTTGGTGGTATCAGCGGCCTCTGGCGCGGTGGGATCAACCGTAGGGCAGATTGGCAAAATGGCGGGGTGTCGGGTAGTAGGTATCGCTGGTAGCGAAGAGAAATGCCGGTATGTCGTTCATGAGCTTGGGTTTGACTTCTGCGTTAACTATCGAGACAGCGATTTCAAACACCAACTGCGCCAGGCTTGCCCGAACGGCATCGATATTTACTTCGAAAATGTCGGTGGCCGAATTTCGGTGCTGGTCGCACAATTATTAAATGACGGCGCCCGCGTACCGGTTTGTGGCAATGCGGCTAATTACGATCAATCATCCAGTATTGCGGCTTCCAGCCCTGCTGATTTTTTCTCCTCTCTGCCAAATCCCCCTGTCAACCGTTTTTTTCTGGTAACGGAATGGTTTAAGGATTACCCGGAATCGGATGAGTGGCTATTGAATGCGCTTCATGAAGGAAAACTTAAATATCGGGAAACGTTAATTGATGGGTTGGAAAAAGCTCCGCAAGCTTTTATCGATCTCTTAAACGCCAGACATTTTGGAAAACAAATTGTCAAGATAAGCTGATCTGTATCGCCAGAAAATGTTATCTCCAGCTTTTCCGGCAGTTACACATCTTATGCGATAATTGCCAATGAAATACGTTAAAAAAATCTTTATTCCACTCATTGTGGTTTCGCTTATGGGTAGTTTCCTATACTGGTTATTATACTGGCGCTATATCCAGACTACCGATAATGCCTATACCCAAAGCGATATCACCAATGTTAGCGCCCGCATTAGCTCCCAGGTGATGACGTCTTATGTCACTGATAACCATGAAGTAAAACAAGGTCAGCTTTTAGCTGTTCTCGACGATCGTGCTTATAAAGTCGCGATCCTGAAAGCAGAAGCTGATGTCGCAAAAACGACGGCTGCGCTGAGTAATGCGCAAGCTAATGCAAAGATGCAAGAAAGCATCATCAACCAGTACAGCAGCCGTCTTACTTCAGCCAAAGCTAGAGAAAAATATGCCACTCAGGAATTGATTCGCATCAACCAGCTTAATACACGCCATTATGTCGCTCAAGGCGATATAGACAAAGCTGACAGCGCGCACAAAATCGCCGTTGCCGACGCAGAGGAAGCACAGGCAAGCCTAGAGACTCAGCAAACTAAACTGGCGGTGCTGAAGACCACCATTGAACAGGCTCAAGCGCAACTAAAACATGCGCAGGCCAGCTTGGCGGATGCACAGCTACAGTTAACTTATACTCGAATTATTGCGCCTGTTTCCGGCGTGATAGGAAACCGTAATCTTCAGGTTGGTATGTTTACCCAGGCCGGGCAAACTATCGCCAGTATTGTCCCCGAACAGCAGCCGTGGGTTGTAGCTAATTTTAAAGAAACGCAGCGAGGCAGGATGAAACCAGGACAACCTGTTGATATCACTATCGATAGCTATCCCGGTGAAATTTTTGAAGGCCATATTGAAAGCCTAGCTCCGGCGACCGGTTCTGTATTCGCGCTTTTGCCCGCCAATAACGCCACTGGGAACTTTACAAAAATTGTGCAACGTTTTCCGGTCAAAATTGTTTTCAATAAACCGATAACAATGGCGAGCGGGTTGTCTTGCGAAGTCACGATAGATACACGTCATATGGTTCTGTCGCACTAGCACGTCATGATTTGAGTAACGTCCGCAATTGGCTCAATATAGTCATTCATACTCTGATAGTTACACTGTGAGGTAATTTAGGGTATGCGCTTATTGGTTACGAATATCCGAATCTACAACAAACGAATCGAAGCGTTGTTCGATACCATGCCAGATGCAGACTTGTTTAAATCACTTCCCTGTATGGGCTCACGAATGCTTGCAGCATTGAGTGATAACCGTAACCGCTTTAACAATGCAAAAGAAATTCAAAATTACGCAGGCATCGCACCGGTAACCATGCGAAGTGGTCAGAAATCGTGGGTACACTGGCGGTGGCAATGTGCCAAGTTCGTCAGGCAGACATTTGTTGAATGGGCTGCCAAGACAATGCAATCATCATACTGGGCCAAACAGTATTATCAGGGGTAACGTGAGAAAGGAAAATCACATCAATCCGCGATCCGAGCACTGGCATTTAAATGGATCAGGATAATTTATCGCTGTTGGAAAACCAGAACCTGTTACAACGAAGCAAAATACTTACTGGCACTCAAAGATCGAAATTCTCCTTTGCTTAAAGAATAAAAAGATTGTCGAATGCCTCCGGGAGTGAAGCTGACGGTCAGACAAGGTAGCGATTAATCTAGACTAATACAGATAAACAGATAAATACCTTTTATCAGGGAAAATAGTGTTATTCCGTCTCACCTTTCTGGTAATACACCTGCCGGATATAGCGCCCACGTCCATCACCGTGCCCCAAATCCATTGATGCCAATGCCAGCGCTTCCCGCTCACTGAATCCCTGCGCTTTGTAATGTTCGCCGGATTGTTGGGCAAAGTGGTAGCGCATACTGTGTGGCGCTTTATTGCCCGTCAGTCCAGCACGTCGAACAACGTACCGGTAACGATCGATGGCCTGCGTGATCGTCGGTTTATCGATCAGTTTGCCGCTGCGTGGATTCATTTCGCGTTCAGCGTAGGCAATGGCGTGTTGCAGCGCGGCCCGATCCAGTATCACCGTTAGCCTCGGATGCCCGCCTTTGGTGCCAAACACCACTCGTACAGACTCATGACCCTTTGCCAGCGCTTTTTTCCAGGTGGCTAAAGATTTATAGGCTTCCACCGCTTCTTTGGTCCGTAACCCCAACACGTACGCCAACTGCATGACCGCCGCGACACTACGATCTTTTTGTTCGATCTGCTGAAAGATTTCTCTGAATTCTACCGGAGTCAGTGCTATTTTCGTTCCCTTACGGCTGCTACCCGCAATGCCCAGCGCCCGGTTGTTCAACCGCACATTGTCGGTGGAGGCCAGCTTGTGTTTTCCGGCCCGTGCCAAAATCATGCGCAGTGCCGACATCTCATTTTGCAAAGTCCGGTGACTGATATGGCTGTTTTTACGTTCAGCAATATAGCGCTCAATATGCTGAGTTTTCAGGCTGTCCATCTGCCGGAGTCTGATGCCATTGTCTTTCAGAAAGTTAAGAAACTGTCGGGCAATCCGCTCACGATCGGCCACCGTGGCAAAACTCCCGCCCGCTTTCCGGGCGTGGGTAATAAATTCTTTTCTGAACCGTTCAATTTTCGAACGTGCTGATTTCTGCGCCATGCCCGCCTCTCCTGCTAATTTGCCTGTTTTTCATATTTTTTAAAACAAATCCCTGCATGTCGGTTCAGGTTCACCGTTCCGTGGTGCGTCAGACAATGTGTAGCAGAGCGAGGGTGATGTTAAGTTTTTGCAGGAGTTCGCTACGTGCTCGGCACGGCGGTGGAATACTCCCCGTTCAGGGCCTGATCAATCAGGATGAACGCCTCATTATCGTGACGTGGTGTGATTTCTCCTTTTTTACGGCATCAGCCTGTTATCAGGCAGTGGGTTAAAAAACAAACGAAACAAATCGATTTCGGCAAGAAAATGTCGGTGAAAAGCAGTGACTTTGAGTAATGCGGGGTTCAAATCGTTCGTGAAGGCAGACCGGACGTGCTCTGGACGTTGGTCGCCTAGCGGCGTCACTTGGTTATCGCTGCGCTCAAACACAAGTGACGCCGCGTAATTTTCGTGACGTTTATCGTGATAGATACAAAACGTGGGTGAATGTTGTACCGGTTAAAACGGTCTCGTTTAACGTAAGACAGGGCCTATTTTGCCCTGTTGTGTGAATAGCCGGTGATGAATAACACCGGGAAACTTTCATCCTCAGACGATGGGTTAGGTGTCCGGGGATATCTGCTTCCAAAAGTGCGCAGATGTACCGCATGGTATGCACTCCCTTGCAGGCTACGGGAGTTTTCGTTTGCCGCTTAACGCTGATCCTTACAGGCAATGGATCATGGGTAACAGTTAAGTACCTTATCGATTAGGTTGAGCAAGGTCAAACTTTTGTTCGATATTAAGGTGAGAAATTCAGCGAAAAAGTCCCAACGTCAGGGTAAATACGGTCTTAAACTCATAATCCGTAACCTATCAGGAACACCATTCCCTTATACTTTAATCTCTAAAGGATGTTTATATTTAATGCCGGTTAATTCTGACAAATCGACCTCTTTTCCTGTCGTGAGAAAAAGGTTTCTGCGCCTCAGGTTGTACAGGTGAAGGCAATGCTCACACATATCAGCCACATTCGCCGGATTTTTGATTGCCTTGAGTGTCCTGACTGCGTATTTACCACATCGGCACCGCACGACATAGATGGCACTGTTTTTATGGTTACCCCGTTGCGATAAAGGACGAACCCCTAACACGGTAAAAAAGCCATATTCATAACCCTGGACCTGCATCAGTATGTTGATTAAATTGAGTTCTCTTTTATTTAAACGCAAATCATACGTCGTTTTGTAAGGAATAAAATGACTGGAGCGTTTTTGAATTTTCTTTCTCTTATCATTTTTATCGGTATCACTCATCACTTTTACTTATCCATTTGAGAATAGATTAAATTTTTTCAATTTAACTCTTTTTATTATTAATTCAATAGCGAAAAAACTAAATGTAATAGGTAGTTCACCGGAGCTGTGTATTCCCATCACCATAAACGGCGAAGCCTCAATGGCTTCGACCATTGAGGCTTCTATAAATTGTCTACTACCATAAACAAGAAAGTTTAATATAATAGAACATGACAAATATAGCGCTTTTAGTGTAAGTCACTTTGAGTGAAATGGCATTAAGTCATTTAGCTTTTTGTGATACACATCATGAACATTAAGCTAATGCAATTCCAACATGAAATATAAAAAGACAGAAAATAGATATACCCCCTGGATTAAGAAAAGTCATAAATCAATTCAATAATACATTTTCGTTAAATAACTGTAACCGTCCGGTGATCTCACCTTGCATTGCCAGATAAACACAAAGTGGGATTTAGCTAAACGGGTTTTCAGGCCAGGGCAGAAGTTCATTCAATCGGTTGTTCGGCCTGGTGGATATCGCTAAAGCCCAGCGTGCCCGTTTCTAGCCGGTTTTTATCCTTATCCGCGTGACTGGCAATCACCGCACCGTCAAGCTGGGTATGTTCCCCCACCTGGATATCAAACCCGCCCTTGCCGGCAAAGATGCCCGTTTGCTCGTTCACCGAATCAAACGTGCTGTGCAGCTTGTCACGGCTGGCATTGACACTGGCCGAACCGTTCATGGAACCATAGGTAAAGCTGGCCCCGGC contains:
- a CDS encoding NADP-dependent oxidoreductase, whose protein sequence is MTHYENKAIVLARHPEGPLQLSEFRMEITPVRDLEPGEFLIANQWLSLDPYIRLRLNLSTDYVNSIHCGDVIAGETVGVVVASRNPNFNEGSKVFVYSGWQQYYISNERDFIVHTLPQVELSDTIFLNTVGTPGRAAYFGMIRIAKPRAGETLVVSAASGAVGSTVGQIGKMAGCRVVGIAGSEEKCRYVVHELGFDFCVNYRDSDFKHQLRQACPNGIDIYFENVGGRISVLVAQLLNDGARVPVCGNAANYDQSSSIAASSPADFFSSLPNPPVNRFFLVTEWFKDYPESDEWLLNALHEGKLKYRETLIDGLEKAPQAFIDLLNARHFGKQIVKIS
- a CDS encoding HlyD family secretion protein — its product is MKYVKKIFIPLIVVSLMGSFLYWLLYWRYIQTTDNAYTQSDITNVSARISSQVMTSYVTDNHEVKQGQLLAVLDDRAYKVAILKAEADVAKTTAALSNAQANAKMQESIINQYSSRLTSAKAREKYATQELIRINQLNTRHYVAQGDIDKADSAHKIAVADAEEAQASLETQQTKLAVLKTTIEQAQAQLKHAQASLADAQLQLTYTRIIAPVSGVIGNRNLQVGMFTQAGQTIASIVPEQQPWVVANFKETQRGRMKPGQPVDITIDSYPGEIFEGHIESLAPATGSVFALLPANNATGNFTKIVQRFPVKIVFNKPITMASGLSCEVTIDTRHMVLSH
- a CDS encoding integrase domain-containing protein — encoded protein: MAQKSARSKIERFRKEFITHARKAGGSFATVADRERIARQFLNFLKDNGIRLRQMDSLKTQHIERYIAERKNSHISHRTLQNEMSALRMILARAGKHKLASTDNVRLNNRALGIAGSSRKGTKIALTPVEFREIFQQIEQKDRSVAAVMQLAYVLGLRTKEAVEAYKSLATWKKALAKGHESVRVVFGTKGGHPRLTVILDRAALQHAIAYAEREMNPRSGKLIDKPTITQAIDRYRYVVRRAGLTGNKAPHSMRYHFAQQSGEHYKAQGFSEREALALASMDLGHGDGRGRYIRQVYYQKGETE